From a single Candidatus Effluviviaceae Genus V sp. genomic region:
- a CDS encoding adenosine monophosphate-protein transferase, with product MELKVVPVEFPDGANIVIGQSHFIKTVEDLYEAMTSSAPGLTFGLAFAEASGPRLIRRDGSDPELIDVAVRIMRDVGAGHSFAIVMGDGFPINILNAVKNCSEVCRVYCATANPVQVIVAETEQGRGILGVVDGGSPSGVETDDDVSERLEFLRKIGYKR from the coding sequence ATGGAGCTCAAGGTCGTTCCGGTGGAGTTTCCCGATGGAGCCAACATCGTGATCGGGCAGAGCCACTTCATCAAGACGGTCGAGGATCTCTACGAGGCGATGACGTCGTCGGCGCCGGGACTCACGTTCGGGCTTGCGTTCGCGGAGGCGTCCGGACCGCGTCTGATCAGAAGGGACGGGAGCGACCCGGAACTCATTGACGTTGCCGTGCGGATCATGCGGGACGTCGGGGCCGGGCACAGTTTTGCGATCGTGATGGGCGACGGGTTTCCCATCAACATTCTGAACGCGGTGAAGAACTGTTCGGAGGTCTGCCGCGTCTACTGCGCGACGGCCAATCCGGTCCAGGTGATCGTCGCCGAGACCGAACAGGGCAGGGGGATCCTCGGGGTCGTCGACGGGGGAAGTCCGAGCGGCGTCGAGACGGACGACGACGTCAGCGAGCGGCTCGAGTTCCTCAGGAAGATCGGCTACAAGCGGTGA
- a CDS encoding glycosyltransferase: MRVLYIAEVQWRSQVSRKHHLIRRFPEAWSVFYTSPANAARGENSFRVRTARPGPLVRYATLPLPKPNARLMLVRAASPLLARLGERRLRRIATSFEPDIVICSYIWAHGPVARLAAAGTPCIYDLNDLHYDFYPHCRAEAVEAFEALVDSADEVVCSSERLRAVAGRGVVIGNGVDLTTFRGREMGEEPEELARSPLGGRDALVIYVGSIDDRIDFSALERTIVTAAEEGSGLVCVGRIFDMARAEVRRLERTYGESVLFTGRIDYERLPDFMSRCSVGVAPFVLNEKTAAINPNKLYTYAAMELNIVSTPFSREIERYGDLVFMAREPDAFAAAVRDALGDAERRRAVRQTIALSNSWDEKAREYVELIERLRAARAQGVPSD, translated from the coding sequence ATGCGCGTTCTCTACATCGCCGAGGTCCAGTGGCGCTCGCAGGTCTCGAGGAAGCATCATCTCATCCGCCGCTTCCCCGAAGCGTGGAGCGTCTTCTACACTTCGCCGGCGAACGCCGCACGCGGCGAGAACAGCTTCCGGGTGCGGACCGCGCGTCCCGGCCCGCTCGTCCGCTACGCGACGCTGCCTCTCCCGAAACCGAATGCCCGACTCATGCTGGTCCGGGCGGCCTCCCCGCTCCTGGCAAGGCTCGGCGAACGCCGGCTCCGGCGGATCGCCACCTCCTTCGAGCCCGACATCGTCATCTGCTCGTACATCTGGGCGCACGGGCCAGTCGCGCGTCTCGCGGCGGCAGGCACGCCGTGCATCTACGACCTCAACGATCTCCACTATGATTTCTATCCGCACTGCCGCGCGGAGGCCGTTGAGGCGTTCGAGGCCCTCGTCGACTCGGCCGATGAGGTGGTCTGCTCGTCGGAACGTCTCAGAGCGGTCGCCGGGCGCGGGGTCGTCATTGGAAACGGGGTCGATCTCACGACGTTCCGGGGGCGCGAGATGGGCGAGGAGCCCGAGGAACTCGCGCGCTCCCCGCTCGGGGGCCGCGACGCTCTCGTGATCTACGTCGGGTCGATCGACGATCGAATCGACTTCAGCGCGCTCGAGCGGACGATCGTCACGGCGGCCGAGGAGGGTTCGGGGCTCGTCTGCGTCGGGAGGATCTTCGATATGGCCCGTGCGGAGGTCAGGCGGCTCGAGAGAACGTACGGGGAGTCGGTGCTCTTCACCGGACGGATAGACTACGAACGGCTCCCGGACTTCATGTCGAGATGCTCGGTCGGCGTCGCGCCGTTCGTTCTGAACGAGAAGACGGCGGCGATCAACCCGAACAAGCTCTACACCTACGCCGCCATGGAGCTCAACATCGTGTCGACGCCCTTCTCCCGCGAGATCGAACGGTACGGCGACCTCGTCTTCATGGCCCGGGAGCCCGACGCGTTCGCCGCGGCCGTCAGAGACGCGCTCGGCGACGCTGAGCGCCGCCGAGCGGTTCGGCAGACCATCGCGCTGTCCAACAGTTGGGACGAGAAGGCGCGCGAGTACGTCGAGCTCATCGAGCGTCTTCGAGCTGCGCGGGCTCAGGGAGTCCCGTCCGACTGA
- a CDS encoding DUF4384 domain-containing protein gives MTDVLRNAGERHIFWTTLLTLLVLLSLSVASPAAEIAVEEARPERDGGAAVPRDDGEARERVVVVPEPSWDGWDDWGHGRPWHHHGAPRVQLWVDRGPWGVYAPGDPLWVFFRVDRSCHVTIIDYATDGSVRVLFPNRWSGSSFVHPGRTYRIPRDGWYSLRIAGPGGIETLVACAHEVPWPSGQSGAWVPPHRSRRGRVIVEGRSGPRHSPGRPGRVVTPSPRHWPVPDPWYDAPRRWSCDEISFRVAGYGWDGHGWYGGRPYGYHDDRSYEPRPDGSRRGDGEGWRLLLRDVFTIDDEEDAYFREIVEDVVLVVECVEGREGEPTEIEGRIEREDGDRIESVFRIDVEGRRGHRPDTDRVYKELLEREGVRLEMRVVDFSTERPGRWDSPVIRWIRFEVDVLED, from the coding sequence ATGACAGACGTGCTACGGAACGCAGGCGAGCGCCACATCTTCTGGACCACGCTCCTCACACTCCTTGTGCTCCTCTCGTTGAGCGTGGCCTCCCCGGCCGCAGAGATCGCGGTCGAGGAGGCCCGCCCCGAGAGGGACGGAGGCGCCGCCGTTCCACGTGACGACGGTGAAGCGAGGGAGCGCGTCGTCGTCGTTCCTGAGCCGTCCTGGGACGGCTGGGACGACTGGGGACACGGGCGCCCCTGGCACCATCACGGCGCGCCGAGAGTCCAGCTCTGGGTCGACCGTGGTCCCTGGGGGGTCTACGCGCCCGGCGACCCTCTGTGGGTCTTCTTCCGCGTGGACCGCTCGTGTCACGTCACGATCATCGACTATGCGACGGACGGAAGCGTCCGCGTGCTCTTTCCGAACAGGTGGTCCGGCTCGAGTTTCGTTCATCCGGGGAGGACGTATCGGATTCCTCGAGACGGATGGTACTCACTCCGCATCGCTGGGCCGGGGGGCATTGAGACCCTCGTGGCATGCGCCCACGAGGTTCCCTGGCCCAGCGGACAGAGCGGCGCATGGGTCCCCCCGCACCGCTCACGCCGGGGTCGAGTCATCGTGGAAGGGCGGTCCGGTCCGCGGCACTCGCCGGGCCGCCCCGGCCGCGTCGTGACGCCCTCACCGCGTCACTGGCCGGTCCCGGATCCCTGGTACGATGCTCCCCGCCGCTGGTCCTGCGACGAGATCAGCTTCCGCGTCGCCGGATACGGGTGGGACGGCCACGGATGGTACGGCGGCCGACCGTACGGGTACCACGACGACCGATCGTACGAACCGCGCCCCGATGGAAGCCGGCGGGGCGACGGCGAGGGGTGGCGTCTGCTTCTCCGCGACGTCTTCACGATCGACGACGAGGAGGATGCCTACTTCCGGGAGATCGTGGAGGACGTCGTGCTGGTGGTCGAGTGCGTCGAGGGGAGAGAGGGTGAACCGACCGAGATCGAGGGCCGCATTGAGCGCGAGGACGGCGACCGCATCGAGTCGGTCTTCCGGATCGACGTCGAGGGTCGGAGAGGACATCGCCCCGACACGGACCGCGTCTACAAGGAGCTTCTCGAGCGCGAGGGCGTACGGCTCGAGATGCGGGTGGTCGACTTCTCCACGGAGAGGCCCGGACGCTGGGATTCGCCGGTGATCCGCTGGATCCGCTTCGAGGTGGATGTCTTAGAGGACTGA
- a CDS encoding sigma-70 family RNA polymerase sigma factor: protein MPEQDKRELDLEQVRAAQAGDRDAFDALITRYRDVVYAVAYRFARDPDLALDLAQDVFIRAYRGIGSFRGRSSFSTWLYRIAMNTCIDYTRKQSRSVASRSVPEEVAEFADAVPGERGPFLDPSENALAGELGEQIERAIEALPPYHKSVFVLYEIEGLSYKEIAEVVGCSIGTVMSRLHYARKKLRKMLAPYVDSGDAVQAEEETGN, encoded by the coding sequence ATGCCTGAGCAGGACAAGCGAGAGCTCGACCTCGAACAGGTCCGGGCCGCTCAGGCGGGCGACCGCGACGCGTTCGATGCGCTGATCACACGGTACAGAGACGTCGTCTACGCGGTCGCGTATCGGTTCGCGCGTGACCCCGACCTGGCACTCGATCTTGCACAGGACGTCTTCATCCGGGCCTACCGTGGCATCGGTAGCTTCCGAGGGCGGTCCAGCTTCTCAACGTGGCTCTACCGGATCGCCATGAACACGTGTATCGACTACACGCGGAAGCAGTCCCGATCGGTCGCGTCGCGTTCGGTCCCCGAGGAGGTGGCCGAGTTCGCCGACGCGGTCCCAGGCGAGCGGGGTCCGTTCCTCGACCCCTCGGAGAACGCGCTGGCGGGGGAGCTGGGCGAGCAGATCGAGCGGGCGATCGAGGCGCTGCCTCCGTATCATAAGTCGGTTTTCGTGCTCTATGAGATCGAGGGGCTGTCCTACAAGGAGATCGCGGAGGTCGTCGGCTGCTCCATCGGTACCGTGATGTCGCGGCTGCACTACGCTCGGAAGAAGTTGAGGAAGATGCTCGCGCCGTACGTTGATTCCGGAGACGCGGTGCAGGCGGAGGAAGAAACGGGGAACTGA
- a CDS encoding phosphomannomutase encodes MKDYIFREYDIRGVVDRDLTDETVELIGRGFGTYVRRRDARAVALGGDVRHSTGRFRERITAGITASGVDVLDVGVVPTPVLYFSEFELPVDASLMITGSHNPPDMNGFKMNLGKASVFGSEIQAIRELIEKRDFEEGTGRREEATVLEAYAEAVRERISLDRRLKVVVDCGNGCASLLAADLIESLGCDVVPLFCEPDGDFPNHHPDPTVMEYIQDLISAVRREGADIGIGFDGDADRVGIVDENGDVVFADTMLALLAREVLAEGAADIVFDVKCSQALVEDIEAHGGRPVMWKTGHSLLKQKIKELDAPLGGEMSGHMVFADDYFGFDDAIYSAARILQMVSRTDRKLSELVDTVPTYVSTPEIRGETTNDEVKFEMVEKAVEYFSEHYDVIDVDGVRILFGDGWGLVRASNTQPVIVMRFEAKTEERLAEFRSIVTGKLEEFGQIRY; translated from the coding sequence ATGAAGGACTACATCTTCAGGGAGTACGACATCAGGGGTGTCGTCGACCGGGACCTCACGGACGAGACCGTGGAGCTCATCGGGCGCGGCTTCGGCACGTACGTCAGACGGCGCGACGCCCGAGCGGTCGCCCTCGGCGGCGACGTCAGGCACTCGACGGGACGCTTCAGGGAGAGGATCACCGCGGGAATAACAGCATCCGGGGTCGACGTCCTGGACGTCGGCGTCGTTCCCACGCCGGTCCTCTACTTCAGCGAGTTCGAGCTCCCCGTGGACGCGTCGCTCATGATCACCGGCAGCCATAATCCGCCGGACATGAACGGGTTCAAGATGAACCTCGGAAAGGCGTCGGTCTTCGGCTCTGAGATCCAGGCCATCCGTGAGCTCATCGAGAAGAGGGACTTCGAGGAGGGCACGGGCCGCCGCGAGGAGGCGACCGTGCTCGAGGCTTACGCGGAAGCGGTACGGGAACGCATCTCGCTCGACCGCAGACTCAAGGTCGTCGTCGACTGCGGGAACGGCTGCGCCAGTCTGCTGGCGGCCGATCTCATCGAGAGCCTCGGGTGCGACGTCGTGCCTCTCTTCTGCGAGCCGGACGGCGATTTCCCGAACCACCATCCCGATCCGACCGTCATGGAGTACATCCAGGACCTGATCTCAGCGGTCCGGCGGGAGGGCGCCGACATCGGCATCGGCTTCGACGGGGACGCCGACAGGGTCGGCATCGTCGATGAGAACGGCGATGTCGTCTTCGCCGACACGATGCTGGCGCTCCTTGCGCGTGAGGTTCTGGCGGAGGGCGCCGCCGACATCGTCTTCGACGTCAAGTGCTCCCAGGCGCTCGTCGAGGACATCGAGGCGCACGGCGGAAGGCCGGTGATGTGGAAGACCGGGCACTCGCTTCTCAAGCAGAAGATCAAGGAGCTCGACGCGCCGCTGGGCGGAGAGATGAGCGGCCACATGGTCTTCGCCGACGACTACTTCGGCTTCGACGACGCCATATACTCCGCGGCGCGCATTCTGCAGATGGTCTCGCGCACCGACAGGAAGCTCTCGGAGCTGGTCGACACCGTGCCGACGTACGTCTCGACGCCGGAGATCCGCGGCGAGACGACGAACGACGAGGTCAAGTTCGAGATGGTCGAGAAGGCCGTCGAGTACTTCTCCGAGCACTACGATGTCATCGATGTCGACGGGGTCCGTATCCTCTTCGGCGACGGATGGGGCCTCGTGCGGGCCTCCAACACACAGCCGGTGATCGTGATGCGGTTCGAGGCGAAGACGGAGGAGCGTCTCGCCGAGTTCCGATCGATCGTCACGGGCAAGCTCGAGGAGTTTGGTCAGATCCGCTACTAG
- the trpS gene encoding tryptophan--tRNA ligase encodes MAKHFFSGIQPSGRLHIGNYIGAIKQWLSLQNDYTPIFGIVDYHAMTVRYDPSQMGDRVLDAAASYLAAGLDPERSVLMVQSWVPEHVELAWILNCITPMGRLSRVPTFKEKVRQHPENVNLGLFGYPALMAADILLYRSDIVPVGEDQVPHLELTREIARRFNSIFGDTFPEPAEVLSSGARVLGLDGVNKMSKSLDNCIYLDDDDDVIERKLATAPTDPARKRRTDPGNPDICNIMNYHRIFSTPEEIEQCAEGCRTAGIGCIDCKRILIKHVKDLIAPVREKRSELLDDPDGVWEILADGSDSARSLARETMKEVRDKTGIRYR; translated from the coding sequence ATGGCAAAGCACTTCTTCAGCGGGATCCAACCGAGTGGACGACTGCACATAGGGAACTACATCGGCGCCATCAAGCAGTGGCTCTCACTCCAGAATGACTACACGCCGATCTTCGGGATCGTCGACTACCACGCCATGACCGTCCGGTACGATCCGTCGCAGATGGGCGACCGGGTCCTCGACGCCGCGGCCAGCTACCTTGCGGCGGGGCTCGACCCGGAGAGGAGCGTGCTGATGGTCCAGTCCTGGGTTCCCGAGCACGTCGAACTCGCCTGGATCCTGAACTGCATCACGCCGATGGGGCGGCTCTCCCGCGTCCCGACCTTCAAGGAGAAGGTCAGGCAGCACCCGGAGAACGTCAACCTCGGCCTCTTCGGTTATCCAGCCCTGATGGCAGCCGACATCCTCCTCTATCGGTCCGACATCGTCCCGGTCGGGGAGGACCAGGTGCCCCATCTCGAGCTCACGCGCGAGATCGCCAGGCGCTTCAACAGCATCTTCGGGGACACGTTCCCCGAGCCCGCCGAGGTCCTCTCGAGCGGCGCCCGCGTCCTCGGACTTGACGGCGTCAACAAGATGAGCAAGAGCCTCGACAACTGCATCTACCTGGACGATGACGACGACGTGATCGAGAGGAAGCTGGCCACCGCACCGACCGACCCGGCGAGGAAGCGGCGGACCGATCCCGGCAACCCCGACATCTGCAACATCATGAACTACCACAGGATCTTCTCGACGCCCGAGGAGATCGAACAGTGCGCCGAGGGCTGCAGAACGGCTGGCATCGGCTGCATAGACTGCAAGCGGATCCTCATCAAGCACGTCAAGGACCTCATCGCGCCGGTCCGCGAGAAGCGCAGTGAACTTCTGGACGACCCCGACGGCGTCTGGGAGATCCTCGCCGACGGCTCGGACAGCGCACGGTCTCTCGCCAGGGAGACGATGAAGGAGGTTCGCGACAAGACCGGTATCCGCTACCGGTAG